One Bufo gargarizans isolate SCDJY-AF-19 chromosome 4, ASM1485885v1, whole genome shotgun sequence DNA window includes the following coding sequences:
- the LOC122936243 gene encoding oligodendrocyte transcription factor 3-like gives MNSDSSSMSSRASSPDMDDMYLRGHHHHRHHHHHHQDSRLNSVSSTQNDIMQKMSDEVRTRHSSKDEGENSKYKIKKQLSEQDLQQLRLKINGRERKRMHDLNLAMDGLREVMPYAHGPSVRKLSKIATLLLARNYILMLTSSLEEMKRLVGEIYGGHHSAFHCGTVGHSATHPVHPPNAVHQMHPILGSALSSTNTSGLSGSLPGIGSIRPAHSMLKSTPTPPLPLGSSFQHWAGLPCPCTICQMPPPHQLSTLPNSLNRIASETKDLLK, from the coding sequence ATGAATTCTGATTCTAGCTCAATGTCCAGCAGAGCCTCATCCCCAGATATGGATGACATGTATCTCAGAGGCCaccatcatcatcgtcaccaccATCATCATCACCAGGACAGCAGACTGAACTCTGTATCTTCTACCCAGAATGACATCATGCAGAAGATGTCAGATGAAGTCCGCACAAGGCACAGTTCTAAAGATGAAGGGGAAAACAGCAAATATAAAATTAAGAAGCAACTGTCCGAGCAAgacctgcagcagctgaggctgAAAATCAATGGCAGGGAGCGCAAAAGGATGCATGACCTGAACCTTGCCATGGACGGCCTGAGGGAAGTCATGCCCTATGCTCATGGGCCATCCGTAAGAAAACTTTCCAAAATTGCAACTCTTCTGCTTGCAAGAAACTATATCTTGATGCTCACAAGTTCACTGGAGGAAATGAAGCGGCTAGTGGGTGAGATCTATGGGGGCCATCACTCTGCATTTCACTGTGGGACTGTGGGACATTCTGCCACTCACCCAGTTCACCCACCTAATGCCGTCCATCAGATGCATCCCATCCTGGGCAGTGCATTGTCTTCTACTAACACATCTGGCCTTTCTGGATCATTACCAGGAATTGGTAGTATTAGACCTGCACATTCAATGCTCAAAAGTACACCGACCCCTCCACTGCCACTTGGCAGCAGTTTTCAACATTGGGCAGGCCTTCCTTGTCCTTGTACTATCTGTCAGATGCCACCACCACATCAGCTGTCCACTCTACCAAACAGTCTCAACAGGATTGCATCAGAAACTAAGGACTTGctaaaataa